AGCATCAAGGGCGTGACCTCCGTCAAGAATGACATGCGAGTCAAGAGTAAATAGTAAATTCGCATATTTAATTACGTTTAATCGGGAGTGGCGAAAATGCTTGGAACTATTGCGGTTATCTTGATTATCCTCTGGTTGCTAGGCTTGGTCTCCTCCTACACCATAGGCGGGTTCATCCACATTCTTCTGGTCGTCGCGATCATAATTATTTTGCTACGCGTCATCCAGGGTCGACGCTTGTAACGATCCCGGGTTTTTCCATGCAGCGAGGTGGCCGGGCAGGGTGAGTTGATTGTTGGCGATTTCTGCTTTACCCGGCTTCCTTGATGCCAAAACAAGTGCCCTTCTAGTGGAGAAAATATTATGAACGCAGTCAAGATGTTGGCAATCGCGCTGATCGTGGCCGGTGGCTTGGGATTGGCCTATGGCGGTTTCACCTACACCAAGGATACACATCAGGCCAAAATAGGCCCGATAGAGCTATCGGTTCAGGAGAAGGAAACAGTAAATGTCCCGATCTGGGCCGGGGTAGGGGCGATCGTGGCAGGGGTTTTCCTGCTTTTAATGCGCGAGAAGTAGAAAAAATGAGCCAATTAATTTCATGTTTTTCCCGTTTTTAATGGCTAAAGCGCAAAACATAACGAGAGGAGTCCACCATGAATACGATAGAACGAGCAACCGAGAAAAGCAT
The nucleotide sequence above comes from Sulfuricella sp.. Encoded proteins:
- a CDS encoding lmo0937 family membrane protein, coding for MLGTIAVILIILWLLGLVSSYTIGGFIHILLVVAIIIILLRVIQGRRL